Proteins encoded in a region of the Bradyrhizobium sp. CB3481 genome:
- a CDS encoding TRAP transporter small permease: MMHGPLPDQQDHSEVATGNPLVAALGGALKLCNSVIVVFAALALIAACVILSYSVLGRALFHSANYWQDEAAVFLLVGATFMTAAYVQGERGHIGIEAFVGLMSPLANRIRLWLVDVASLLFCAFFAWKSWTLAHEAYVDGQVSNSMWSPPLAIPYVLMAAGMTLLCVQILLQIIIPFVGASRR; encoded by the coding sequence ATGATGCATGGTCCGCTTCCGGATCAGCAAGACCATTCCGAGGTCGCCACGGGCAATCCGCTCGTGGCGGCGCTCGGCGGGGCGCTCAAGCTCTGCAACAGCGTCATCGTGGTCTTTGCGGCGCTGGCGCTGATCGCGGCCTGCGTGATCCTCAGTTACAGCGTGCTCGGGCGCGCGCTCTTTCACAGCGCCAACTACTGGCAAGATGAAGCGGCGGTGTTTCTGCTCGTCGGCGCCACCTTCATGACCGCGGCCTATGTGCAGGGCGAGCGCGGCCATATCGGCATCGAGGCCTTTGTCGGCCTGATGTCGCCGCTCGCCAACCGCATCCGGCTGTGGCTGGTCGATGTCGCGAGCCTGCTGTTCTGCGCCTTCTTCGCCTGGAAATCCTGGACACTGGCCCATGAGGCCTATGTCGACGGCCAGGTGTCGAACTCGATGTGGTCGCCGCCGCTGGCGATCCCGTATGTGCTGATGGCCGCAGGCATGACGCTGCTCTGCGTGCAGATTCTGTTGCAGATCATTATTCCCTTTGTTGGTGCTTCACGGCGATGA
- a CDS encoding pentapeptide MXKDX repeat protein → MTTTTRISLGLSAALVSISLAFAPAAFAQDKMGKDDGMKKETMSKDAMKKDDGMMKKDGMKHDGMMKDGMKKDDGMKKN, encoded by the coding sequence ATGACCACAACGACCCGTATCAGCCTCGGCCTGTCTGCCGCGCTCGTTTCGATCAGCCTTGCGTTTGCGCCCGCCGCCTTTGCTCAGGACAAAATGGGCAAGGACGACGGTATGAAGAAAGAAACCATGTCCAAAGATGCGATGAAGAAAGATGACGGCATGATGAAGAAGGATGGCATGAAGCACGATGGCATGATGAAAGATGGCATGAAAAAAGACGACGGCATGAAGAAGAACTAA
- the dctP gene encoding TRAP transporter substrate-binding protein DctP → MLTRRHLIASAMAAPAILRFGTGTAHAATTLKISHQFPGGTIDKGDFRDRLCRMFAAEVAKRSGGEIAAEVYPNSSLIKTNAQFSAMRKGALDISLYPMPYAGGELPETNIGLMPGLVATYDQGLRWKKEPVGKALTDFLADKGIILLTWVWQAGGVASRSKPIVAPEDAKGLKVRGGSKEMDMVLQTAGAAVLSVPSNEIYAAMQTGACDAGITSSTSLISFRLEEVAKCLTSGAGASYWFMLEPLMMSKAIFDKLPKNHQDIILSVGSELEAFGRKGAQDDDIEVAKVYEKAGAKVSKLDVATVGKWRDIARDTAWKDYSAKTATSANLLKLASDVAA, encoded by the coding sequence ATGCTGACACGCCGTCATCTCATCGCATCCGCGATGGCCGCACCGGCCATCCTTCGTTTCGGTACCGGAACGGCCCATGCCGCCACCACGCTGAAGATCTCGCACCAGTTCCCGGGCGGCACGATCGACAAGGGCGACTTCCGCGACCGGCTTTGCCGCATGTTTGCGGCCGAAGTCGCCAAGCGCTCCGGCGGCGAAATCGCAGCCGAAGTCTATCCGAACTCCTCGCTGATCAAGACCAACGCCCAATTCTCGGCTATGCGCAAAGGCGCGCTCGACATCAGCCTGTACCCGATGCCCTATGCCGGCGGTGAGCTGCCGGAGACCAATATCGGCCTGATGCCGGGCCTGGTCGCCACCTACGATCAGGGCTTGCGCTGGAAGAAGGAGCCGGTCGGCAAGGCGCTGACCGACTTCCTCGCCGACAAGGGCATCATCCTCCTGACCTGGGTCTGGCAGGCCGGCGGCGTCGCCAGCCGCTCCAAGCCGATCGTCGCGCCCGAAGACGCTAAGGGACTGAAGGTCCGCGGCGGCTCGAAGGAAATGGACATGGTGCTGCAGACCGCGGGCGCCGCGGTGCTGTCGGTGCCGTCGAACGAAATCTACGCCGCGATGCAGACCGGCGCCTGCGATGCCGGCATCACCTCCTCCACCAGCCTGATCTCGTTCCGCCTCGAAGAGGTCGCGAAGTGCCTAACCTCGGGCGCCGGTGCCTCCTACTGGTTCATGCTGGAGCCCTTGATGATGTCGAAGGCGATCTTCGACAAGCTGCCGAAGAACCACCAGGACATCATCCTTTCGGTCGGCAGCGAGCTCGAAGCGTTCGGCCGCAAGGGCGCGCAGGACGACGACATCGAGGTCGCCAAGGTCTATGAGAAGGCCGGCGCCAAGGTCAGCAAGCTCGACGTGGCGACCGTCGGCAAGTGGCGCGACATCGCGCGCGATACCGCGTGGAAGGACTACAGCGCCAAGACGGCGACGTCCGCCAACCTGCTCAAGCTTGCCAGCGACGTTGCCGCATGA
- a CDS encoding H-NS histone family protein, whose translation MNRNNFKSMSTDELWALHEEVAARLATALLAEKRLLEDRLKQLKGGIEAERTKSASGRRPYPTVVPKFRNPDRPSETWAGRGKTPRWLAAKLKSGKRIDDFRIREVA comes from the coding sequence GTGAACCGTAATAACTTCAAATCTATGTCCACGGATGAGTTGTGGGCACTCCACGAAGAGGTAGCTGCGAGGCTTGCAACTGCGCTGCTCGCGGAGAAGCGTCTGCTCGAAGATCGCTTGAAGCAACTCAAAGGCGGCATCGAAGCCGAGCGCACGAAATCAGCGAGCGGGCGGCGTCCATATCCAACGGTCGTTCCGAAATTCCGCAATCCCGATCGGCCGTCGGAAACCTGGGCAGGACGAGGCAAGACGCCGCGCTGGCTCGCTGCGAAGTTGAAATCCGGCAAGCGGATCGATGACTTCCGAATCAGGGAAGTTGCGTAG
- a CDS encoding DUF6481 family protein gives MSGFKEPGFADRQKAAMQARQNILNKFRAQPGADDPEVKRRQAEREAIAAARVKAKEAKEAEKAEQKRREAEAAAAEAARIAREKEEEAARQAALEAEQKAKRDARYAARKSKGKKR, from the coding sequence ATGAGTGGATTCAAGGAACCGGGTTTCGCGGACCGTCAGAAGGCTGCGATGCAGGCGCGGCAGAACATTCTGAACAAGTTTCGCGCCCAGCCGGGAGCTGACGATCCCGAGGTGAAGCGCCGCCAGGCCGAGCGCGAGGCCATCGCGGCCGCGCGCGTCAAGGCGAAAGAGGCCAAGGAAGCCGAAAAGGCGGAGCAAAAGCGCCGTGAGGCCGAGGCCGCAGCGGCCGAAGCCGCCAGGATTGCGCGCGAGAAGGAAGAAGAGGCCGCCCGGCAGGCCGCGCTGGAAGCCGAGCAGAAGGCCAAGCGCGACGCCCGCTACGCAGCCCGCAAGAGCAAAGGCAAGAAGAGGTAG